One region of Arthrobacter sp. StoSoilB22 genomic DNA includes:
- a CDS encoding LysR family transcriptional regulator yields MLDVRRLRLLHELKIRGTLAEVADAMQYSPSSVSQQLTLLEKEAGVELLRKAGRRVQLTPQAEILVAHTAALLETLERAETELAASLSTVTGTVRLAVFQSAALALLPEFLTIMRQEYPEVRVEMTQREPETALYETWARDFDLVVAEQYPGHAAPHHSGLDRVTLTSDAIRLATPPVGLGGETVATLADTASMPWVMEPRGAASRHWAEQACRSAGFEPDVRYETADLQAQIRLIESGNAVALMPDLVWTGRSRTVQLLDLPGLPERTVFTSTRTAGRIHPAILACREVLERVAAAQQKDTEQQADG; encoded by the coding sequence GTGCTGGACGTCCGCAGGCTGCGTTTGCTGCACGAATTGAAGATCCGCGGAACCCTCGCCGAGGTAGCCGATGCGATGCAGTACAGCCCCTCTTCGGTGTCGCAGCAGCTGACGCTATTGGAGAAGGAAGCGGGGGTGGAACTGCTGCGAAAAGCGGGGCGTCGGGTGCAGTTGACTCCGCAGGCGGAGATCCTGGTGGCCCACACCGCTGCGCTGCTGGAAACCTTGGAGCGAGCCGAAACTGAGCTCGCGGCATCGCTGTCCACGGTGACCGGGACCGTGCGCCTGGCGGTGTTCCAGTCCGCGGCACTGGCGTTGCTGCCTGAGTTCCTCACCATCATGCGCCAGGAGTATCCCGAGGTACGCGTGGAGATGACACAGCGCGAACCGGAGACCGCACTCTACGAAACGTGGGCGCGGGACTTCGACCTTGTGGTGGCCGAGCAATACCCGGGCCACGCGGCCCCGCACCATAGCGGCCTGGACCGGGTTACCCTTACCAGCGACGCCATCCGGCTGGCCACTCCCCCCGTAGGACTTGGCGGCGAAACCGTAGCCACCCTCGCTGACACGGCGTCCATGCCGTGGGTCATGGAACCCCGCGGCGCAGCATCCCGGCATTGGGCAGAGCAGGCCTGCCGGTCCGCGGGATTCGAGCCGGACGTGCGCTACGAAACAGCCGACCTCCAAGCCCAAATCCGGCTCATCGAATCCGGGAACGCCGTGGCACTCATGCCGGACCTCGTGTGGACCGGCCGCAGCCGCACAGTCCAACTCCTGGACCTTCCCGGCCTGCCGGAGCGAACCGTGTTCACCTCCACCAGGACGGCCGGCCGGATCCACCCGGCAATTCTGGCCTGCCGGGAAGTGCTGGAACGGGTGGCCGCCGCTCAGCAGAAAGATACCGAGCAGCAGGCTGACGGCTAA
- the recR gene encoding recombination mediator RecR: MYEGAVQELIDELGRLPGVGPKSAQRLAFHILEADPEDMKRLVTAITTVKERVKFCTVCFNVTEQETCNICRDQRRDPSVICVVEESKDVLAVERTRSFRGRYHVLGGAINPIAGVGPEQLRIRELLTRLNDGAIQEIIIATDPNLEGEATATYLARMLKSIGITVTRLASGLPVGGDLEYADEVTLGRAFEGRRNALL; the protein is encoded by the coding sequence GTGTACGAAGGTGCAGTTCAAGAGCTGATTGATGAGCTCGGCCGGCTTCCCGGTGTGGGCCCCAAATCAGCGCAGCGCCTGGCGTTCCACATTCTTGAGGCCGATCCTGAGGATATGAAGCGCCTGGTCACGGCCATCACCACGGTCAAGGAACGGGTGAAGTTCTGCACCGTGTGCTTTAACGTGACCGAGCAGGAAACGTGCAATATCTGCCGCGACCAGCGTCGTGATCCGTCGGTCATCTGCGTCGTGGAAGAGTCCAAGGACGTCCTGGCCGTTGAGCGCACGCGGTCCTTCCGCGGCCGTTATCACGTGCTGGGCGGGGCAATTAATCCCATCGCAGGCGTCGGTCCGGAGCAGTTGCGCATTCGTGAACTCCTCACGCGCCTCAACGACGGCGCCATCCAGGAAATCATCATCGCCACGGACCCCAACCTTGAGGGCGAAGCTACAGCCACTTACCTTGCCCGCATGCTCAAGTCGATAGGCATCACCGTGACTCGGCTGGCCTCCGGCCTTCCCGTAGGCGGGGACCTGGAGTACGCGGACGAAGTCACGCTCGGCAGGGCGTTCGAGGGCAGGCGCAACGCGCTGTTGTAG
- a CDS encoding acyltransferase family protein: protein MSDLSAALPSRARAADLDAIRLIGIAAVVVGHVWTAGPFTDALFAWHVPVFFILTGYLWKPGRTVRDEITRRSKTLLVPYVAWLAVISVAFASVEYLRGGSLPVEALRNAVYGGAFAVRPYSAFWFVPVLFFTAVLCRWLERFPAWVAWIIAGMGLAASVIAGEVMARTPLGIALAVPCLVFVLVGRALPAMVPRVRYRTAVGVGLVLAGVALTVGGAVRPLNMKDGDFGTVALSVVNASAMSLGLILVFAALYRGVGPAVNRLTIQLASAGLVVVLTHAFFLYLLNTPASGAILDAVVALAVPFALALLVLRSPLRRWLVG from the coding sequence GTGTCGGACCTTAGTGCGGCCCTGCCGAGTCGGGCTCGGGCGGCGGACCTGGACGCAATCAGGCTTATCGGAATCGCTGCCGTAGTGGTTGGGCATGTCTGGACGGCCGGGCCGTTCACTGACGCCCTGTTCGCGTGGCATGTCCCCGTATTTTTCATCCTGACGGGCTATCTATGGAAACCGGGCCGGACGGTGCGCGATGAGATCACCCGCCGCTCCAAGACGCTCCTGGTCCCGTACGTTGCTTGGCTGGCCGTCATCAGTGTCGCGTTCGCTTCCGTGGAGTACCTGCGCGGCGGATCCCTACCCGTCGAAGCACTCCGAAATGCAGTCTACGGCGGAGCTTTCGCGGTGCGACCATACTCCGCATTCTGGTTTGTACCGGTCCTCTTTTTCACGGCTGTGCTGTGCCGCTGGCTGGAACGCTTTCCGGCGTGGGTTGCGTGGATCATCGCTGGAATGGGGCTGGCAGCAAGCGTTATTGCGGGGGAGGTGATGGCAAGGACGCCGCTGGGAATAGCTTTGGCAGTGCCGTGCCTGGTGTTCGTCCTCGTCGGTCGCGCTTTGCCTGCCATGGTCCCACGCGTTCGCTATAGAACCGCCGTGGGCGTGGGTCTGGTACTTGCCGGCGTTGCCCTGACGGTGGGCGGTGCGGTGCGGCCGCTGAACATGAAAGACGGCGACTTCGGCACGGTCGCGTTGAGCGTGGTCAACGCATCAGCAATGAGCCTGGGGCTGATTCTTGTCTTCGCAGCGCTGTACCGCGGGGTTGGCCCGGCAGTGAATCGCCTGACGATCCAGCTGGCCTCCGCCGGGCTGGTGGTTGTTCTCACCCACGCATTTTTCCTCTACCTGCTCAACACGCCTGCGTCGGGAGCGATCTTGGACGCCGTTGTAGCTTTGGCGGTGCCCTTTGCTCTCGCCTTACTGGTGCTCCGGTCGCCGCTCCGCCGCTGGCTTGTGGGTTAG
- a CDS encoding dihydrofolate reductase family protein, whose amino-acid sequence MRELVYYVAVSLDGYIAGPGGEFDAFPVEGDHMAALNARFSDAIPTAIADAFGIERTGTMFDTVVMGWNTYAVGLPVGMTSPYQHLQQVVFSRTRTGADIPGEHPNLTLTSEDPVEVVRRLKSGPGNSIWLCGGGTLATRLSGEIDRLVLKRNPLLFGDGIPLFAPGAYQPSAFDEVSTTAFGSGVVVSEYVRRG is encoded by the coding sequence GTGCGAGAACTTGTGTACTACGTTGCTGTGAGCCTGGACGGCTATATTGCCGGCCCTGGAGGCGAGTTTGACGCGTTTCCGGTGGAGGGCGACCACATGGCCGCCTTGAATGCGCGGTTCTCAGATGCCATTCCCACTGCGATTGCCGACGCCTTTGGCATCGAACGCACCGGGACCATGTTCGACACCGTGGTGATGGGCTGGAATACCTACGCGGTGGGCCTGCCGGTGGGCATGACAAGCCCGTATCAGCATCTGCAGCAGGTGGTTTTCTCGCGGACCCGGACTGGGGCAGACATTCCTGGCGAGCACCCGAACCTGACGTTGACGTCCGAGGACCCGGTGGAAGTGGTGCGCCGGTTGAAATCCGGGCCGGGCAACTCCATCTGGCTGTGCGGCGGTGGCACGTTGGCCACCCGGCTTTCCGGGGAGATCGACAGGCTGGTGCTCAAACGCAACCCGCTCCTCTTTGGCGACGGCATCCCACTGTTTGCGCCCGGCGCCTATCAGCCCAGCGCCTTCGATGAGGTTTCGACGACGGCGTTCGGCTCGGGCGTGGTGGTTTCCGAGTACGTGCGACGGGGCTAG
- a CDS encoding oxygenase MpaB family protein has protein sequence MGSMRNYLTEYRHELQRTFTGTSGTPPEWVPRLAEGNDAGYHLPGSAVWAVHGHVATIVAGIRVLLMQALHPGALAGVYEHSGFQKDPLGRLANTVRWIFTVTYGSTEAAEAATARVRKIHERVRGTYVDGNGVTRGYAANDPELLRWVHVTYADSFITANRIWGRPIPGGPDAYVREWAAAGRLMGVVDPPLTEAQVRDELEQWYASGILRADERLAQTVSFIRYPPLSPLLKPGYTILFAAAVASLEPKYREMLGIRRPEVGPVPLPVITAARAVLGMVRFALGSHGPSELAARRRLQRLGYAEA, from the coding sequence ATGGGATCTATGAGGAATTACCTCACGGAGTATAGGCATGAGCTGCAGCGCACGTTCACAGGGACGTCGGGCACGCCTCCGGAGTGGGTACCGCGCCTTGCTGAAGGGAACGACGCCGGCTATCACCTTCCGGGATCGGCGGTCTGGGCGGTGCATGGTCATGTGGCTACCATTGTGGCCGGGATCAGGGTCCTGCTGATGCAGGCCCTGCATCCCGGCGCTCTGGCAGGGGTTTATGAGCACTCGGGATTTCAGAAGGACCCTCTTGGCCGGTTGGCAAACACTGTCCGCTGGATTTTTACGGTGACGTACGGTTCCACGGAGGCCGCCGAGGCAGCCACCGCCCGTGTGCGGAAGATCCATGAGCGCGTCCGGGGGACGTACGTGGACGGCAACGGGGTCACGCGCGGGTATGCCGCCAACGATCCCGAGCTTCTCCGCTGGGTTCACGTCACCTACGCGGATTCCTTCATCACCGCCAACCGCATCTGGGGAAGGCCCATCCCGGGCGGTCCTGATGCCTACGTTCGTGAATGGGCGGCCGCGGGGAGGCTCATGGGAGTTGTAGACCCGCCGCTCACTGAGGCTCAGGTCCGTGACGAACTCGAACAGTGGTACGCCTCCGGGATACTCAGGGCCGACGAGCGGCTCGCCCAGACGGTGTCCTTTATCCGCTATCCGCCCCTAAGCCCACTCCTCAAGCCCGGCTACACCATCCTGTTCGCGGCCGCCGTCGCAAGCCTTGAACCCAAGTACCGCGAGATGCTCGGCATCCGCCGCCCCGAGGTGGGTCCGGTTCCCTTGCCCGTCATCACCGCCGCCCGGGCAGTGCTGGGCATGGTCCGCTTTGCCTTGGGCTCCCACGGGCCCAGTGAGCTGGCCGCCCGGCGAAGGTTGCAGAGGCTGGGATACGCGGAGGCTTAA
- a CDS encoding DNA polymerase III subunit gamma and tau, with protein sequence MTVTTALYRRYRPDSFADVIGQEHVTEPLMTALRKNRVNHAYLFSGPRGCGKTTSARILARCLNCAEGPTDTPCGLCPSCIELARGGSGSLDVIEIDAASHGGVDDARDLRERATFAPVRDRYKIFIIDEAHMVTSAGFNALLKIVEEPPEHIKFIFATTEPDKVIGTIRSRTHHYPFRLVPPEPLMQYLELLCQQENVPVAPGVLSLVIRAGGGSVRDTLSVLDQLMAGAGPNGLDYELAVALLGYTHASLLDDIVDAVAASDAAVVFKAVDRVIQTGHDPRRFVEDLLERFRDLIIVQAMPESAQAILRGMPADQIARMRNQATNLGAAELSRAADVTNTALTEMTGATSPRLHLELLCARILLPSSEQTERGIAARIDRVERRLNYAGDAGAPAVAAGPPAAAATSQAAAPLAPATPVTPAPAEAPAAAAPAAPEPSTSSGSRDAITAPRVSTSDWPIEDRPAAERSSRAAAPEAAAAQAAPVPAPAHQTPPVQALTPPPSQAAPQVQRAAPAQATATHQAAPQPAVQAPAPAPAPAQAPAPAPAPAQAQAPTPGGSGDVEALRRAWPDVLQTLTKIKRSTWALVEPNAQVAQFDGQVLTLAFTTGGLAGAFGRADHSENLRQAIHKTIGIDCQIVAVAGGNSSASSEPNPKAPTSRDIPAAAAPASAQASAGAGSPVETAADVTSATADAASTPAPVSAVDSAWGLAPASATAASAPAATPVAPPQAAAPAAAVAPEAVPAPAPEPSGDYSYPDDDWGPPLDEDAPPLDEEPPADWEPPSGYGRTSTQSAAPAAASPSQAARGNASEDPWSRAVEQAPGTWVVGTESNVGRKPAEAAQDVAPATDAPDYEPAAAQVPEAATAAYGHPTNAEQNPSSSWDVAPASSWPATQSMPAPASSAAPSASNAPATWPSLATQPEEAHGSVATLEEAAPSGSPNGRQSLYQRLTNSPEAQAGRVQAPARTQAAPASVTEDIPSPEDETIEESRVFGRAAVERILGGKLIEERALDGSPLQPR encoded by the coding sequence GTGACTGTTACAACTGCCCTGTATCGAAGGTATCGCCCGGACTCTTTCGCGGACGTTATCGGGCAGGAACACGTCACGGAGCCGCTGATGACGGCGCTCCGCAAGAACCGTGTGAACCACGCCTACCTCTTCTCCGGCCCCCGCGGCTGCGGCAAGACCACGTCCGCACGCATCCTGGCCCGCTGCCTTAACTGCGCCGAGGGACCCACCGACACCCCCTGCGGCCTGTGCCCCAGTTGCATCGAACTCGCACGCGGCGGCTCCGGCTCGCTGGATGTCATCGAGATCGATGCCGCCAGCCACGGTGGCGTTGACGACGCCCGCGATCTCCGCGAACGCGCAACGTTCGCCCCGGTTCGTGACCGCTACAAGATCTTCATCATTGACGAGGCCCACATGGTCACGTCGGCCGGCTTCAACGCACTGCTCAAGATCGTCGAAGAGCCGCCGGAACACATCAAGTTCATCTTCGCCACCACGGAGCCGGACAAGGTCATCGGGACCATTCGCTCCCGCACGCACCACTACCCCTTCCGGCTGGTGCCACCCGAGCCGCTCATGCAGTACCTCGAACTCCTTTGCCAGCAGGAGAATGTTCCTGTCGCTCCCGGCGTTCTTTCGCTGGTCATCCGCGCAGGCGGCGGTTCCGTTCGCGACACCTTGTCCGTCCTGGACCAGCTCATGGCCGGCGCCGGACCAAACGGCCTGGATTACGAGCTCGCTGTTGCCCTGCTCGGCTACACGCACGCTTCCTTGCTGGATGACATCGTGGACGCCGTCGCAGCGTCCGACGCCGCAGTGGTCTTCAAAGCCGTGGACCGCGTCATCCAAACCGGCCACGATCCCCGGCGCTTCGTTGAAGACCTTCTGGAGCGTTTCCGCGACCTCATCATTGTCCAAGCGATGCCCGAGAGCGCGCAGGCCATCCTCCGCGGTATGCCGGCGGACCAGATCGCCCGGATGCGCAACCAGGCAACCAACCTTGGGGCAGCCGAGCTGTCCCGGGCTGCAGACGTCACCAATACCGCGCTCACGGAAATGACCGGGGCCACATCGCCGCGCCTCCACCTTGAGCTGTTGTGTGCCCGCATCCTCCTGCCCAGTTCCGAGCAGACGGAGCGGGGTATCGCGGCCCGCATCGACCGCGTGGAACGGCGCCTGAATTACGCGGGCGACGCCGGCGCACCGGCTGTCGCTGCCGGCCCACCCGCAGCTGCGGCTACCTCGCAGGCAGCTGCGCCGCTCGCCCCGGCAACTCCGGTAACTCCGGCGCCAGCGGAAGCCCCTGCCGCCGCGGCCCCCGCCGCTCCCGAGCCGTCAACCAGTAGTGGATCACGCGACGCCATTACAGCACCGCGAGTATCCACCAGCGATTGGCCCATCGAAGATCGTCCGGCTGCTGAACGATCTTCCCGGGCTGCTGCACCGGAAGCTGCTGCGGCCCAAGCCGCTCCTGTCCCGGCACCAGCACACCAAACCCCACCTGTTCAAGCTCTCACCCCTCCCCCGTCGCAGGCAGCTCCGCAGGTTCAGCGGGCAGCCCCGGCGCAGGCAACGGCGACGCACCAGGCAGCGCCGCAGCCTGCCGTTCAGGCGCCAGCTCCGGCTCCAGCTCCGGCGCAGGCCCCAGCACCAGCTCCAGCTCCGGCGCAGGCCCAGGCTCCGACCCCAGGTGGCAGCGGCGACGTGGAGGCTCTGCGCCGTGCATGGCCGGACGTTCTTCAGACGCTGACCAAGATCAAGCGCAGTACCTGGGCTCTCGTGGAACCGAATGCCCAAGTGGCCCAATTCGACGGCCAGGTGCTGACGTTGGCATTCACCACGGGCGGTCTTGCTGGTGCGTTCGGGCGTGCGGATCACTCCGAGAACCTTCGGCAGGCGATTCATAAGACCATCGGCATCGACTGCCAGATCGTCGCGGTCGCTGGCGGCAACAGCTCAGCGAGCTCTGAGCCAAACCCAAAAGCACCTACTAGCCGGGACATTCCGGCTGCTGCGGCACCAGCAAGCGCCCAGGCGTCGGCTGGTGCCGGGTCCCCTGTGGAAACAGCAGCAGATGTTACGTCAGCCACCGCGGACGCAGCCTCGACGCCGGCGCCGGTGTCAGCTGTCGACTCCGCCTGGGGTCTCGCACCCGCTTCGGCGACGGCGGCATCCGCACCGGCCGCCACGCCAGTAGCTCCCCCACAGGCTGCTGCACCGGCAGCTGCAGTGGCACCGGAAGCCGTCCCGGCCCCGGCTCCCGAGCCCTCCGGCGATTACTCGTACCCTGACGACGATTGGGGTCCGCCGCTGGACGAAGACGCGCCGCCTCTGGATGAAGAGCCTCCTGCGGATTGGGAGCCGCCTTCGGGCTACGGCCGTACCAGCACGCAATCGGCTGCCCCCGCAGCGGCCAGCCCGTCCCAGGCAGCACGTGGCAACGCGTCCGAGGATCCGTGGTCCCGTGCAGTCGAGCAAGCGCCTGGGACGTGGGTTGTAGGCACCGAGTCCAATGTGGGCAGGAAACCCGCCGAAGCGGCCCAAGATGTCGCCCCGGCAACGGACGCCCCTGACTACGAACCCGCCGCAGCGCAGGTGCCGGAAGCAGCCACCGCTGCCTACGGCCATCCCACCAACGCGGAGCAGAACCCGAGCTCCAGCTGGGACGTCGCACCGGCGTCGAGCTGGCCCGCGACCCAATCGATGCCCGCCCCGGCAAGTAGCGCCGCCCCGTCTGCCAGCAACGCACCGGCAACCTGGCCATCCTTGGCGACGCAACCCGAGGAAGCGCACGGTTCGGTAGCCACACTGGAGGAGGCCGCGCCGTCGGGAAGTCCGAATGGTCGCCAGAGCCTGTACCAGCGGTTGACCAACAGCCCCGAAGCCCAAGCGGGCCGTGTTCAGGCACCCGCACGGACCCAGGCAGCCCCCGCCTCCGTGACGGAGGACATTCCCAGTCCGGAAGACGAAACCATCGAAGAATCCCGTGTCTTTGGGCGGGCTGCCGTGGAGCGTATTCTGGGCGGGAAGCTGATTGAAGAGCGCGCCTTGGACGGTTCTCCCCTGCAGCCCCGCTGA
- a CDS encoding bifunctional proline dehydrogenase/L-glutamate gamma-semialdehyde dehydrogenase, producing MTSTLPDATAPRTQDSGQFDALAQEAIALVRHWLTEASKIPVDVSAQRLAGVLKDPNGLDFTVGFVDGVIRPEDLSVAGRKLAELAPKVPKFLPWYMRSAVRVGGVMAPIVPQLVIPIARRVLREMVGHLIVDATDAKLGPAIAKIRQDGVHLNVNLLGEAVLGEHEAQRRLDGTLKLLAREDVDYVSIKESSTVAPHSPWAFDEAVDHVVEKLTPLYRLAASFPKPKFINLDMEEYKDLSMTIAVFKRILDMPEFKNLEAGIVLQAYLPDALGAMQELQEWASARRAQGGAPIKVRVVKGANLPMEQVEASLHDWPLATWGTKQDSDTSYKNVINYALTPEHIDAVRIGVAGHNLFDVAFAWLLAKERGVTKGIEFEMLLGMATGQATAVRKDVGSLLLYTPVVHPGEFDVAIAYLIRRLEEGASQENFMSAVFELSENEALFKREQQRFLDSLAGMTDEVPGPNRQQDRRLPADPAPLEGFSNTPDTDPALPANRAWGRDILKRIPGSTAGNKIVESTKVSDAAQLDRIIATAVDHGKAWGARPAAERAAILHRAGEVLEARRAELLEVMASETGKTIDQGDPEVSEAIDFAHYYAERAKDLETVDGATFVPANLTVVTPPWNFPVAIPAGSTLAALASGSAVVIKPAKQARRSGSVMVDALWEAGVPREVLALVQLEERELGTQLVSHPSVDRVILTGGYETAELFRSFRQDLPLLAETSGKNAIIVTPSADLDLAAKDVVYSAFGHAGQKCSAASLVILVGSVAKSARFHNQLIDAARSLSVGYPENATTQMGPIIEPANGKLLNALTTLGDGETWAVKPERLDETGRLWSPGIRSGVKRGSYFHLTEFFGPVLGVMTAETLEEAIAIQNEIEYGLTAGLHSLDSAEMGVWLDTIQAGNLYVNRGITGAIVQRQPFGGWKKSAVGAGTKAGGPNYLIGLGSWLPAEAKAKRGTVLQGAAAQILTAAKSAEVTAEELHTLQQSLFSDAAAWESEFGTAKDVSALSAERNVFRYRSLPVTVRLSEGERLAELLRVVAAGAVAGSKLTVSSAVVLPDAVVSVFANLGVSVRIEDDAAWLARAARFDAGRIRLIGGDFAALSAAMGGRPDVAVYHGAVTQAGRIEMLPFLREQAVSITAHRFGTPNHLSDHLI from the coding sequence ATGACCAGCACCCTCCCGGATGCCACCGCCCCGCGCACCCAGGATTCCGGGCAGTTCGATGCTTTGGCTCAGGAAGCCATTGCCTTGGTCCGCCACTGGCTTACCGAAGCCAGCAAGATCCCCGTGGACGTGTCCGCGCAGCGCCTCGCCGGCGTCTTGAAGGACCCGAACGGCCTTGACTTCACTGTCGGATTCGTCGACGGCGTCATCCGCCCCGAGGACCTGTCCGTCGCCGGCCGGAAGCTGGCCGAGCTGGCTCCGAAGGTGCCGAAGTTCCTCCCGTGGTACATGCGCAGCGCTGTCCGCGTGGGTGGCGTCATGGCTCCGATCGTCCCGCAGCTTGTCATCCCGATCGCCCGCCGCGTGCTCCGCGAAATGGTGGGCCACCTGATCGTTGACGCCACCGACGCCAAGCTTGGCCCGGCCATCGCCAAGATCCGCCAGGACGGTGTTCACCTCAACGTGAACCTCCTGGGCGAAGCAGTTTTGGGCGAGCACGAAGCCCAGCGCCGCCTGGATGGCACGTTGAAGCTCCTTGCTCGTGAAGATGTGGACTACGTTTCCATCAAGGAATCCTCCACCGTGGCACCGCACTCCCCGTGGGCTTTCGACGAAGCCGTGGATCACGTCGTGGAGAAGCTCACCCCGCTCTACCGCCTCGCTGCCTCCTTCCCCAAGCCCAAGTTCATCAACCTGGACATGGAGGAATACAAGGACCTCAGCATGACCATCGCGGTGTTCAAGCGAATCCTTGACATGCCCGAATTCAAGAACCTCGAGGCCGGCATCGTCCTGCAGGCCTACCTGCCTGATGCTCTCGGTGCCATGCAGGAACTGCAGGAGTGGGCGTCTGCCCGACGTGCCCAGGGTGGCGCTCCCATCAAGGTCCGCGTGGTCAAGGGTGCCAACCTTCCCATGGAGCAGGTTGAAGCATCCCTGCACGATTGGCCGTTGGCTACCTGGGGCACCAAGCAGGACTCGGACACCAGCTACAAGAACGTCATCAACTACGCCCTCACCCCCGAGCACATCGATGCTGTTCGCATCGGCGTCGCCGGCCACAACCTGTTCGACGTAGCCTTCGCCTGGCTACTCGCCAAGGAACGAGGCGTAACGAAGGGCATTGAATTCGAAATGCTCCTGGGCATGGCAACGGGCCAGGCCACCGCGGTCCGCAAGGACGTTGGCAGCCTCCTGCTCTACACACCCGTGGTTCACCCGGGTGAGTTCGACGTCGCCATCGCTTACCTGATCCGCCGCCTCGAAGAGGGCGCCAGCCAGGAAAACTTCATGTCCGCAGTCTTTGAACTCAGCGAAAATGAAGCGCTGTTCAAGCGCGAGCAGCAGCGCTTCCTGGACTCCCTGGCCGGAATGACGGACGAGGTTCCCGGGCCCAACCGCCAGCAGGACCGTCGCCTCCCCGCGGACCCGGCACCGCTTGAGGGCTTCAGCAACACCCCTGACACGGACCCTGCCCTCCCGGCAAACCGTGCCTGGGGCCGCGACATCCTCAAGCGCATCCCCGGTTCCACCGCCGGCAACAAGATCGTAGAGTCCACCAAGGTCTCCGACGCTGCCCAGCTGGATCGGATCATCGCCACCGCCGTAGACCACGGCAAGGCCTGGGGCGCCCGCCCCGCCGCCGAGCGCGCAGCCATCCTGCACCGCGCCGGCGAGGTCCTCGAAGCCCGCCGCGCCGAACTCCTCGAGGTCATGGCGTCCGAAACCGGCAAGACCATCGACCAAGGCGACCCCGAGGTCAGCGAAGCAATCGACTTCGCGCACTACTACGCCGAGCGTGCCAAAGACCTGGAAACGGTGGACGGCGCCACGTTCGTCCCAGCCAACCTCACCGTGGTGACACCCCCGTGGAACTTCCCGGTGGCGATCCCCGCAGGCTCCACTCTCGCAGCTCTCGCCTCAGGCTCCGCCGTCGTGATCAAGCCTGCAAAGCAGGCCCGCCGCTCCGGTTCTGTCATGGTGGATGCCCTCTGGGAAGCCGGTGTGCCCCGTGAAGTGCTGGCACTGGTTCAGCTCGAAGAGCGTGAGCTTGGCACCCAGCTGGTCTCGCACCCCAGCGTTGACCGCGTGATCCTCACCGGCGGCTACGAAACGGCTGAGCTGTTCCGTTCCTTCCGCCAGGACCTCCCGCTGCTCGCGGAGACCTCGGGCAAGAACGCCATCATCGTCACCCCGAGTGCCGATCTGGACCTCGCTGCCAAGGACGTCGTCTACTCGGCATTCGGCCACGCAGGCCAGAAGTGCTCGGCTGCCTCGCTGGTGATCCTGGTGGGCTCGGTGGCCAAGAGCGCCCGCTTCCACAATCAGCTGATCGACGCTGCCCGTTCGCTGTCCGTCGGCTACCCGGAGAACGCCACCACGCAGATGGGGCCCATCATCGAACCGGCCAACGGCAAGCTCCTCAACGCCCTCACCACCCTGGGCGACGGCGAAACGTGGGCCGTCAAGCCCGAGCGCCTCGACGAAACCGGCCGTTTGTGGTCCCCGGGCATCCGTTCGGGCGTCAAGCGTGGCTCCTACTTCCACCTGACCGAGTTCTTCGGCCCGGTGCTCGGTGTCATGACCGCCGAGACTCTCGAGGAAGCCATCGCCATCCAGAACGAGATCGAGTACGGCCTCACCGCCGGACTGCACTCCCTGGACTCCGCTGAAATGGGCGTCTGGTTGGACACCATCCAGGCCGGAAACCTGTACGTCAACCGCGGCATCACCGGTGCGATCGTCCAGCGCCAGCCATTCGGGGGATGGAAGAAGTCGGCCGTCGGTGCCGGAACCAAGGCCGGTGGACCGAACTACCTGATCGGCCTGGGCAGCTGGCTCCCCGCCGAGGCCAAGGCCAAGCGCGGCACCGTGCTTCAGGGCGCTGCCGCACAGATCCTGACTGCAGCCAAGTCTGCTGAGGTGACCGCCGAGGAACTCCACACCCTCCAGCAGTCACTCTTCAGCGACGCAGCAGCGTGGGAATCCGAGTTCGGCACCGCGAAGGATGTTTCCGCCCTGTCGGCTGAGCGCAACGTCTTCCGCTACCGTTCCCTCCCCGTCACGGTCCGCCTCTCCGAAGGCGAGCGACTCGCTGAGTTGCTCCGCGTCGTGGCAGCCGGTGCAGTGGCTGGCTCGAAGCTGACGGTGAGCTCCGCCGTCGTACTTCCTGATGCTGTGGTGAGCGTGTTCGCGAACCTGGGCGTCAGCGTCCGGATCGAGGACGACGCCGCCTGGCTGGCCCGGGCGGCACGGTTCGACGCCGGCCGGATCCGCTTGATCGGTGGCGACTTCGCCGCGCTGAGCGCAGCCATGGGTGGCCGTCCGGACGTGGCGGTCTACCACGGCGCTGTGACCCAGGCCGGCCGGATCGAGATGCTGCCGTTCCTCCGCGAGCAGGCCGTTTCCATCACCGCGCACCGTTTCGGCACCCCGAACCACCTCTCGGACCACCTGATCTAG